Proteins encoded by one window of Rutidosis leptorrhynchoides isolate AG116_Rl617_1_P2 chromosome 7, CSIRO_AGI_Rlap_v1, whole genome shotgun sequence:
- the LOC139860121 gene encoding uncharacterized protein produces the protein MQQYMELVHELTNEFDVFTLTLVRRGQNKKADVLKKLAALAFDHLRKNVGVEVLTKKSIDEKSIVAPIVEESPNWMIPLVKLLTDGELPADEKEAQNIRMKAPMYALIEDVLYRKSYLDPSLLCIGPNQAKVVLQEVHEGSCALHSG, from the coding sequence ATGCAACAGTACATGGAACTGGTCCATGAATTAACAAATGAGTTTGATGTTTTTACATTGACGCTAGTACGTAGGGGACAAAATAAGAAGGCCGATGTGCTGAAaaaattggctgctttggctttCGATCATCTGCGCAAAAACGTAGGGGTTGAAGTGTTAACAAAAAAATCTATTGATGAGAAATCAATTGTTGCGCCCATCGTGGAGGAAAGCCCAAATTGGATGATACCGTTGGTGAAACTCTTAACTGACGGTGAACTCCCCGCAGACGAAAAAGAAGCGCAGAATATTCGCATGAAAGCTCCCATGTACGCGttaattgaagatgttttatacagGAAATCCTATTTAGACCCAAGCCTGTTATGCATTGGACCTAATCAAGCTAAAGTGGTGCTTCAAGAAGTTCATGAAGGCTCTTGTGCTTTACACTCTGGCTAA